AAGCCAAGGAGGCGGCCAAATTGGCCGATAGATCGAAGGGGACTTGCCTTTCGCAGCTGAAGAAGCGAGCGGCACCGGCTGAGTCGGAGACGCCGAGCACATTTAAGAAGCCTCGAACCAAGCCACACTGCTTGGCTAAGAAGGAGGAGTCACAAGCTCTTGAAGGCGTTCACCCTGGTGAGGGAGAACAAGTGGTGGACAAGCCTTCTTCGGTTGTGGACTTGGTATCCAAATCGAAGCCAGGTGGGGACCATACTGTGCATGCAGAGTGCAGATCCCTTGGATGTCATTCCGGCTAATGTTCGCTCACAGATACCCGCGTAGGTAGCCCGCCGAGCAAGATCATCAGGTGGTAAGTTTTACTCGAACGTCATACAGACGTATCGggcctcctctggcagttcttcttactctccgcgtcatcctaaggtcATTATTTTTCCTATAGCTCAAGAAGACAAGGGAAAGGGGGCAGCTCCAGCGGAGGACGAGCGTATCCCTGCTACTCCTCACTTCTCATCTAGGGAGAGAGCGGCCATTTGTCGCCGTGTTTACAAGGCCGTCCCCGAAGCTTACGTCGCTTCCCTTCCTGGTCGGATTGATGCCCAATTTGGTGCAATCTAGACCTGCTTGCTTGACGTGAGTGTCTGTTTATGTTAACTTTTCATTGTGTTAGGTGTTCTTGCTAACATATAGATCTTCCTGCAATTGTCCTGCCGTATAGAGTTCTGCAATGATTGGAAGAAGTTTAAGGCCGATGAACTCAAGGCGCAGGTGGTTGACGCCGTTCACCATGGTGATTATGCGTTCAAGTCGATAGAGGAAGTTCGCCTTCaaatgcagacgaccatagaccttcaggCAAAGGAGGTGATGGCACTAAAGTCAAACAAGGCGGAGTTTCTCAAATAGATCCTTCAGCAGGACACGGATATAACGGCGATGGTGGCGGAGAACAAGAAGGTCGCGGCTGAAAAAGTGGAGCTCCAAGCTCAGCTGGAGGATTATCATCAAGTCAAGGAGTTGGCCAGTCAAGCCGAGCGTGTGCAGGGGGAGCTGGAGGCCGCCAAGTCGCAGGTTCGTGCTTTGAGGGAGCGTCTCCATGAGTCCTATGATCAAGGGGAGCAGGATGTGAAGGATGATGTTAAGCACGCATGGGAGAACCACATGGAGGAGTATAACCTCGCGTGGTTCTAGCGGCACTTAGAGCATAGTTCTGTTGTGCTTGCTGCTGAGCGTCTTGGTAAGCCGCCTCCCGAGTTTGTGGCTTCTGATGACGAAGATGATGCCCTTGTCTCCTGATTTACTTTCTGTGCCTTTCAATATAAAACAATTTTAGTTTAATGTTTCTGTGCCTGAGGGCAAAAACAATTTATGTTTCTATGTTTTGCGTCGTTGGCGTATGTACTTTTGTGCCTGTTGAGCACTAACACTTTATTTTTTGCTGCTTTTGTACGCCACTCTTGGGCGTCTTTAAATGAATGGGGGTGCAGCTTGCCTCCTTTATTCTATATTTATTTGTGTTTCAATAATTCAAGTGAATAGGTATGATTGTGGGGAGGCTTGGTACTTTGCCGCCACGCCTCATAGTCTAATTATCCTACATTTTTAAACTGAGTAATTAAGCCGCTTTGGTTAGAAGATAGGGTCGTCTCATTTCCTGATGAGCGTGTCTAAATTAGGAGTGATTGttgcaagtcaatcaataggtatgatttcCCCTAGACATGCTCGTGGACGGCCATATACTGGGCGGCATGCAACGATATTATCGGCGGCACAATACGTCGCCGGGGAGCTGTTTGACAAACACCTTGTTTTAAAGGGATGCTTGCCACAAGGCACTTCAACATGCCGCAACAAACAATGAAACAGGGTCGTCTCATTTCCTGACGAGCGTGTCTGAATTAGAATTGACTGatgcaagtcaatcaataggtatgattgccgctggaCATGCTCGTCAGATGAATGTGTCGGCAACTTCATGCACGGCACGAAACGTCGTCGTTGGGCTGTTGTATAAGCAATCCTTGTTTTCAAGGACATACTTGCCGCAAGACTGATCAACATGCCGCGGCGAGTAGCGAAATAGGGTCGTCACTTTTCCTGACGAGCGTGTCTATGTTagaattgattgacgcaagtcaatcaataggtatgattgctgCTAGACAGGCTCGGCTGATGAAATGAACGGCCGCTTCATGGACGGCACAAAACGTCGTCGTTAAGCTGTTGTACAAGCAATCCTTGTTTTCAAGGACATACTTGCCGCAAGACATCAACATGCCGCGGCGAGTAACGAAATAGGGTCATCACTTTTTCTGACGAGCGTGTCTATGTAAGAATtaattgacgcaagtcaatcaataggtatgattgccgctagacaggcTTGGCAGATGAAATGAACGGCCACTTCATGGAAGGCACGAAACGTCGTCGTTGGGCTGTTATACAAACAATCCTTGTTTTCAAGGACATACTTGCCGACCCATTCTTATTTTCATGAACAAGAAAGTCGTAGCGGCTGAGTAGGGAATACTTGTATGCCGCGGGACAGTGTACAAAGCaacccttgtttttatgaaCAAGTCGGTCGCAGCGATATTTGTATACTACGAGTGTGGTAGTtgaataggtgatcagcctatagCTAGttctaatctgggccacttcttaggcttcaatcaATTAGTATTTTTATGGACGtgtgctaatctaggccacttcttaggccgtTTAAACAATTAGGCTTTCATTCAATGAAGTAACAAAATGTCGAGCAAAAGTAgagtaattttatttataatttttgcaagGAGAATTTAGCCAAGTACAAAAAAACTACTCTACTGAGGCCATTTAGGTTTGAAGTGGAATAAACTACTATAACTTGACGCTAGGGTCTTCTTTAAAAGTAGTAATTTTTCAGATTATCTGAATTCCAAGTCCGGAGGATAGGCCGACCGTGCATGTCCTGGATGCGGTAGGTGCCGTCCCAAACCTCGTCATATATCTCatatggtccttcccaggtggGAGTTAGCTTGCCTTGCTCATTTGCCCGTCCTACAGATTCCATCTTCCGAAGAACAAAGTCCCCCACTTTCAGAATTCGCCTCGAGACTCTTTTGTTATTCTCTAGACATGAGGAGCTTGTATAGCTCTTGCCCTAGGGCGGTGTTGCCTCTCACTTCGGGTAAAAAGTCCAGagccgccttcatcatttcccagttGGCATTTTCATAGTACAGCATAACTCGAAGAGTTGGCTCGCACATTTCTATAGGGAGGACTGCCTCGGCTCCATAAGCCAGCAAGAATGGTGTTCCTCCAGCTGAGTTTTTTGCCGTGGTACGGATTGACCACAAGACATTTGACAACTCGTCAGCCCACAATCCCTTAGCCTCATCTAACATCTTCTTCATTCCTTCAGAAATGATTTTGTTGAAAGCCTCAACCTGTCCATTTGCCTGCGGCCTTCCGACTGATGCAAAATGGCCGGCTATACCATGCTCGGCTAGCCAGTCCTTGAGTTTCGGTGTCTCGAACTGCTATCCATTGTCTAAAACAATCGACTGGGGAACTCCAAAGCGAGtgatgatgtttttccagatgaatgccTTCACATCATAAGTTTTAATGTTCTTTAATGCTTCCgcttccacccacttggtgAAATAATCCACAACAACAATGACATAACGTCTCCCTCCAGGCGGTGTGGCGTATGGGCCTAGGAGGTCCATATATGCCCCACTTAGCAAAGGGTATTAGACTTGTGATAGGTGTCATAAATTGAGCCGGCAGGTGTATCAGATGAGCGAAGCGTTGGCATTTGTCGCACCTTTTAACCAGTGAGATTGCATCATCCTTCagggtcggccagtaatagctaGTTCGAAGTGTCTTTTCTGTCAAGGCCCTTCCTCCAATgtgcgagctgcacaacccttggtgaaggtcttctagaatcTCTTGCCCTTTCTCTGGCGTCACACATCGCAGCAAAGGACGAGAATAGGCCTTTTTGTAAACTGTGTCGTTCCACATTTCGAATCAGAAGCATTTTTTCTGTAGTTTTGCCGCCTGTTTTGAGTCATCTGGTAGGACTCCATTCATCTTGAAGTTaattatgtcatccatccatgtggaagTTCTGTCAAAAAATGTCGTTTCGAGCTGTTCATGCTTTTCTGGGCCTTTACTTCCCAAAATACATGCCAGGGGGTATCACATGATGCGGAGCTAGCTAATTTTGACAATGCGTCAGCTTGATTGTTTTCAGACCGAGgaacttgccttacttcaaaggCCTTCAGTTTTTCCACTTCTTGGTGGACGGCCTGCATATATTTTATCATTGTAGGGTCTCTGGCTTCGTAATTCCCATTCACTTGACTCACTATTAGTTGGGAATCACATAGTGCTAGGATTTCCTCTGCCCCTGCCGCCTTGCACATTTTGATGCAGCAAAGCATGGCCTCATACTCAGCCTCATTGTTggacgcctggaagttaaagCGCATAGAATACTTAAATGTATCTCCCTCTGGTGATTGACAGATTATCCCGGCTCCACACCCGTTCTGTGTGGATGATCCGTCCACATAGAGTGTGCACACCGTTTTAGTATTCTCAGCAAAGACATGTCTTGTCATTTCCACAATAAAATCTGCAAATGCCTGCCCTTTGATAGCTTTCCTCGGTTCATAAGTGATATCAAAAGCATTCAACTCAATGGCCCAGTTCAACATTCGGCCCGAGGCCTCCAATTTTGTAAACATAAGTTTCAGTGGCTGATCGGTGTAAATCACTAGTCTGTGGGATAGGAAGTAAGGGCAGAGTTTCTTGCTGGCCATAAACAGGGCTAGGCCAAACATTTCCACTGTTGGATATCTTATCTCGGCATTCTGAACTAGTGACTCACAAAGTATACAAGCATATGTACCCCTTCCCTCTCTGTTAGCAGGACGGCACTCAGCGAATGTTCAGATACTGTAAGGTACATAAATAAGACTTCCCCCTGCAAGGGACTAACAAGCCAGGGTAGAGTGTGCAAATGGTCTTTCAATTTCACAAAGGCCGCCTCTGCTTCATctgaccattcaaacttggacTTCTTCCTGATTGCTCTAAAAAAGTAGTGACATTTATCCTCGGCCCTAGAAAGGAATCTACCCAGAGTGGCCAAGCAACCTGTAAGCCGCTAAACTTCTTTGACAGTCTTttgtgagctcatatcaattattGCTTGAATTTTATCTGGGTTGGcctcaattcctctttcatcaattaAGAAACCTAGGAACTTCCCGGACGTCACCCCAAATACGCACTTTTTGGGATTcagcctcatgttgtaagcacgaatagtctcaaatgtttccctcaaatcAGCCATGTGTGCCTCCCACTCTTTACTCTTCACTATCATGTCGTCAATATAGGCCTCAATATTTCTGCCAAGCTGTTTactgaacacagtgttaatgaGACGCTGGAAGGTGGCAGGAGCGTTCTTCaatccgaacggcataactttGTAGCAATATAGCCCTTGCTCTGTGGCGAATGACGTCTTTTCCTGATCGTCAGGCCAAAGAGGAATCTGATGAAATCCTGAATATGCATCCATGAAACTCATCATGGAATGTCCCGCCGTGGAGTCGACAAGCCGGTGAATCTTTGGCAATGGGAAGCTATCTTTGGGGAAGCCTTGTTGAGATTAGTGTAATTGACACACATCCTCCAGGCGCCGTTTGGTTTTGGGACGAGGACCACATTAGCTACCCAATCTGGGTATTGGTTAGGTCGGACAAAGCCTGCGTCCATCATCTTTTTTACTTCGGCGGCCGCCGCCTGATTTCTAAtctccccatggttcctttttttttttttttttttttttttttctgacggGCCGGTCTAGTATCTGGGGCCACATTTAGCTGCTTATGAACGGCCACGGCTAGATCAAAGTCAGGCATCTCTTCAACAGTAAAAGCAAAGATATCCTCAAATTCTCTCAGTAAGTGGACCAACCCTACCGCCAACGGGTCGTCGGGAGAAATTTCAATGGGCACTACCCTATCCGGTTTGTCCAAGTTCAACACCACATCATaatgggccccaacaggctctggccGTCGTCCCTCCATGTGTGCCGACGATATGGTTAAAGTTTCTTTCACGGATTTAGAATGTGTGCCGCCGCACTTTCATTTATCGCCTACCACATCTTTCTCCTCACCTGATCCCCATGCATTCGGGCTCAAGGTGGTTAAGTAGCAGTTCCGAGCCTGCTGTTGATCACCATGTATAGTACTGACGCTCCTATCgtcacaaacaaatttcagaaGCATCAAGTGAGTAACTATGACAGCCTTCGCCCTGTTCAGAGTGGGGCGTCCTAGAATGACATTGTATGCGGTCAAGTCTTTGACTATGAGAAAACGAACGTCCATTTGACAAAATTCCTTCTTATTTCCCATCCGAAGCGGGAGGGAGATGATGCTgactgggtggatgacactaccCCCAAAGCCGATAATCGGATAATGAATTTTTTCTATCTTGGAGGAGTCATGCTGCAACCAATTTAAACATTCAAGGCTGATGATGTCCGACGAACTCCCTGTGTCAACCAGAATGCGCCTAACTCTCAGATTGGCAATTTTCAGCTCAATCACCAGTGGGTCGTCATGCGGGGTTGCTATTTTTCGCCAGTCGGCCTCGCCGATCTCTACTTTAGGAAACAGATCAGCTGTAGCCTTTCCCGACAACATCACCTGCCCCAGCCGCTTGGCATAGTCTTTGTGACCTCTCATGGTTGGCCCTCTAGCGGCCAGTCCACCTGATATGACGGCCACAAACTCAGTGTCAGTTCAATTTCCATCATCTTCCGAGggaggtgacttgttctttttgtaaaaCTGCTTTCCCGATCCCCCACTATTTTTGCTTGTGTAGTTCTTTAAAAATCCCTTGGCGGCAAGGCCGTCCAGTGCTCTTTTTCAAACTCTTGCATTCCTTTGTGTCATGCCCAATATCACTATGAAAGTGGCAATACAGCTTGGGGTCCCTGCTTTTCGGCGGCGATTTCATGGGAAACAAACGATCAATCTCAAATTTGGAGCCAACATCCATTAGGATGGTGTATAGATCTGTGTTATATTCAAATCGTTCTCGGTCATAAGTCCTGGGCCTCTTTTGCCCGGCTGCTGCTGAAACTCTGTCTGgatcttttgcaatagcccacgtcccatTAGGCCGGCTCTTTTTCTCAAACTTTTCTTTCTTTGCCGCTGGTTCAGCAGTGTCACTTCCCCGAGGTTCTTTTCGGACGTTGCAAATTTCAGTTGCATGGATGAAGGCCTCGACCTCATCTAACACCTCAGCCATGGTCCGCACACTTTTCTTTACTAGATCGAACTTGAAGGAGCCTCTCTTAAGTCCTCTGATAAAATTGTCAAACGCGACCCCATCCAGCAAATCTAGGATCTGCCCCGCTTCTAAGTTGAATCTCTTTACGTAACTCCTCAATGACTCATCTTTCCCTTGCTGGATCCGACTCAGGTGCATTCTTGTCTTCTTTTcctccttgtgagccatgaaccgggTGAAAAACAATAATTTGAGCTCAGAGAAAGAGCTAATGGTTCCAGCAGGGAgcctctcgaaccacttagacgCTACCCCTTTCAGCGTGCCtggaaaatacttacaccatgtggactcatttgttccttgaacatacatgtgatgcctatgaaggaaataatgcccttggtccaagtatgcatttaatcttaagtctaataaatgcggttcagtattaattaacaagttaataattcagtgagatcaagtgagctgaatgcctagctagaggccgcttcagttcaagtggaattaatgatattaatccacagcttactcctgactgaacccgtagggtcacacaaatagtacgtaaacggatcaagtatttaatggcattaaatactccatctatggatattcggaatcgacggatcttggtttcagtgggagctgagatcgtcaaaagcaagaaatgaatactccggaaacgatgatattgccggaaacggaaatatggatcgtatcggaaatataaatattatccaagtcgtagatgttgccggaaacggaaacatggtacgtatcggaaaatactatcggaaatggaaatattgccggaatcggaaatattgccggaaacggaaatattgtcagaatcggaaatattatcgaaatcagaaaataattccggaaacggaaatattaaatatttgttcgaaacggaaattaattccggaatcggaaatattaaatattgttcgtatcggaaatgaattccggaatcgggaatttaatcagaagcgtatcgcacgaattagcatcggacgaggcttgctagacgaaggcccagcacgaagccaggccgtcgcccagcaaaccAAGCTGCAATATATATTACATGAGCTAAAAGACTTAATTCATCAGAAACTAAGCCTTACACACTAAGGAAATAAATAAAGCAAAGAAATTACAAAATATCTCCTAAAACTGACTGAAATCAGCCCACCTTCCACTTGCTTGCTTCCTTCTCTTCATTGGACGAATTTGTAAAGTAGGGAACCTATAGGAACCTTTCCTATACATGAAGACATCTCCAACCAAGAAAAGAAATCTTTGATTTGCTGCAAAAAGCCTCCTGCCCAAATCAGAATAAAAGGAAGGTTTCTTTTGTGTTAAGCAAATGGGAAGCTTTCCTAGCTAGGAAGGAAAGCTTAGAATTGGCCCAAATTCTGCAACTAGCTTCTGCAACTAGCTTAGAATTGGCCCAAATTGGCCCAGACTATGAATAAGCTGTGAGCTTATTATACCTTGTTTTACACGTCCAAAAATGCTTCCGTACTTACCAACACCCATCAGGACCTCCTTGCTTCACCTACTTAGCTTCATTTCCTTCGTTGCTTAATACGAGCACACTAGTACTAATCTTTAGGCCATGGATCTCTCTTTTATTGTGATTAAGATTAGTACTTAGCAACACTTGTGGATTGGTATCTGATTTTACATcacaaacacttgtagcctattagccgaaattcttagaaccttaagggcgattctagttggtcaagcttaaggcggatccggacgtgctgtggactatctacggagggacgacacttggagtcctaaagacttgttcttgttcggttcgggcgcagctagggagggcacgctacaaagtgtatgcatctgaatcatgctaaatgattatgtgtaaataatatgtttcctggcattaaggttttccgcatgatttatgttttgtcatatgtatcataacctaacagtggtatcacgagcctcttattattttcataatctaaattgcatgaatatggttaaattttacaaatttgcaaggaattaaaggggtgattagttttcgtaattaattgcaaattgtgtttatttaattatatgtacgcagtttttcggcagaatattcgttactcaaccaaatcgagtgatttttcgGCCGGagtcagaattcccaaattcgaagcctaactatgacttttcggaggtttaagtttttcgaacacaaaagtttgtaaatttaagatgttaaattgaatatttgcgattcttgttgataatcttgagtttttgattgacctacagtatatgtttaacaattattaatgcctagacttgttaattatacaacctaatttgtaattatgattaatttgttgaaattcgaataatttagaattgatttgtttttcataattaattaataatttaattaggtatccatgattaaaatccaccataaaaattgttaatttatgttaaatttttaatttttatgacctagatttgaatccatgttaatcggaaattaattaattaacaaattttcgatttttcgccctaaaattatgaaattaatatgatttattaattttaaattaattttaaattaaaatttttaaatttttatgaaaacgcccataaatgttgcacgcacaaagcaatggaagctacgtgttacccttaaggggtgttgtatagtgcgggcacgcgacgacgagcaagggagctcgtcgcccgagcggtacgaatgcagcgagcaacgagctatgcggcacgcaaggctctACGCCTGGGCGTGCGTgcagggcgatgggcgagggctaTGGCACATAGCAACAAGCACGATGAGTGTGGGCAGCAAtgcgctgcgccacgacgcaccaaGCTCGCCAAGGGGCAGCAGCCACGACGCAACACGAGGCTGCACGCAGCGTAGCCCGCAAGGCTGCGTGTGCGCGTGGCATGGGGTGTGCGTGCGTATGGCTGTGCGGGCAATGTGCAACGGTCAATGGCACGGggcatgggcctcgtagctcgatgtagcttgggcgcaagcccaagtgcctcgtcttgcaaactattgatgcgtttaagttttaattttaaattttcagttcggaaataattataattttaaaatt
This Spinacia oleracea cultivar Varoflay chromosome 6, BTI_SOV_V1, whole genome shotgun sequence DNA region includes the following protein-coding sequences:
- the LOC110779178 gene encoding uncharacterized protein; amino-acid sequence: MAHKEEKKTRMHLSRIQQGKDESLRSYVKRFNLEAGQILDLLDGVAFDNFIRGLKRGSFKFDLVKKSVRTMAEVLDEVEAFIHATEICNVRKEPRGSDTAEPAAKKEKFEKKSRPNGTWAIAKDPDRVSAAAGQKRPRTYDRERFEYNTDLYTILMDVGSKFEIDRLFPMKSPPKSRDPKLYCHFHSDIGHDTKECKSGLAARGPTMRGHKDYAKRLGQVMLSGKATADLFPKVEIGEADWRKIATPHDDPLVIELKIANLRVRRILVDTGSSSDIISLECLNWLQHDSSKIEKIHYPIIGFGGSVIHPVSIISLPLRMGNKKEFCQMDVRFLIVKDLTAYNVILGRPTLNRAKAVIVTHLMLLKFVCDDRSVSTIHGDQQQARNCYLTTLSPNAWGSGEEKDVVGDK